ATTTCGATCGCCGCCACGCCGTTCTCCAGCAGCGCGTACTGCGCCGTCACGGGTTTTCCCGCCGGCCCCAACACCCGCTTGCGGCAGGCGCGGCCGCCCACCGCCGCCAGCAGGGCCCGCATGGTGCCCTCGCCGCCATCGGCCATCGGCAACTTGCGACAACGAGCGCCGGGCAAGGCGCGGAGCACGCCGCGCTCAATGGCGGCAGCCACCTGCAAGGCGTCCAGGTTGCCCTTGAAAGAATCCGGCGCGATCACGATCCGCACTTCAGTCGCCTCCCTCCGCCGCCAGCAGGGCGCGCACGCGGTCGCGCCCGGGAGGCGCGACCACGCCCCGCTCGGTGACGATGCCGCCGACCAGGGCCGCCGGGGTCAAATCGAACACGGGATTGGCCGCCTCAATGCCGGGAGGGAGCCGTTGCCAGCCGCATCCGGCAAGCAACTCCTCCGGCGCCCGCCGCTCGATGGGAATTCCCGCTCCCGTCGCCATGGCCGCATCTATGGTCGCCGCGGAGGCCGCCACCAGAAAGCCCAAGCCATGATGACGCGCGGCGACCGCGTGCGCGTAGGTGCCGATCTTGTTGACCACATCGCCGTTGGCGGCGATGCGGTCGGCGCCCACCACCACCCAATCAATCTCGCCGCGGGCCATGAATCCAGGCGCCGCCGCATCGGCGATCAACGTTACCGGGATGCCGTCGCGCTGCAATTCCCATGCGGTCAACCGCGCGCCCTGCAGCCAGGGGCGCGACTCGCAAACATAGACGGCGCGCAGGGCGCCGCGGGCGTGAAGACTGCGGACGACCCCCAGCGCCGTGCCGTAACCGCCTGTCGCCAGGGCGCCGGCGTTGCAGTGCGTCAGTACGCGGGCGGGCCCGCCGATAAAGTCGGCGCCCAGGGCGCCGATGCGCCGGTTGGCCGCCATGTCCTCGCGGTGCAAGGCCCGCGCCTCGGCCAGCAGCGCCGGCGTCGGTTCTCCCGGAATAGCGGCGAAGCGGTCCCGCATCCGGCGCACGGCCCAGCGCAGGTGGACAGCGGTGGGCCGCGCCCGCTCCAGCCGCTGCAATTCGGGCCGCGCCGCCTGCCGCCAGTCCGTCCCCGCGCAGCGCCAGGCGGCGCGGGCGGCCAGCACCACGGCGTAAGCGGCGGCGATGCCGATCGCCGGCGCGCCGCGCACGACCATGTCCCGAATAGCCTCGGCAACCTCCGTCGCTCGCGACAACGACAGGTAACGCTCGGCCCCGGGCAAGCGCCGCTGGTCCAACAGCCGC
This Gammaproteobacteria bacterium DNA region includes the following protein-coding sequences:
- the mtnA gene encoding S-methyl-5-thioribose-1-phosphate isomerase, with product MAWQATMDGGGANGDAAARQDSVQAVAWEEDAVRLLDQRRLPGAERYLSLSRATEVAEAIRDMVVRGAPAIGIAAAYAVVLAARAAWRCAGTDWRQAARPELQRLERARPTAVHLRWAVRRMRDRFAAIPGEPTPALLAEARALHREDMAANRRIGALGADFIGGPARVLTHCNAGALATGGYGTALGVVRSLHARGALRAVYVCESRPWLQGARLTAWELQRDGIPVTLIADAAAPGFMARGEIDWVVVGADRIAANGDVVNKIGTYAHAVAARHHGLGFLVAASAATIDAAMATGAGIPIERRAPEELLAGCGWQRLPPGIEAANPVFDLTPAALVGGIVTERGVVAPPGRDRVRALLAAEGGD